Proteins found in one Pseudomonas marvdashtae genomic segment:
- the purF gene encoding amidophosphoribosyltransferase — protein sequence MCGIVGIVGKSNVNQALYDALTVLQHRGQDAAGIVTSHDGRLFLRKDNGLVRDVFHQRHMQRLVGHMGIGHVRYPTAGSSTSAEAQPFYVNSPYGITLAHNGNLTNVEQLAKEIYESDLRHVNTSSDSEVMLNVFAHELAQRGKLQPTEEDVFAAVTDVHNRCVGGYSVVAMITGYGIVGFRDPHGIRPIVFGQRHTDEGVEYMIASESVSLDVLGFTLIRDLAPGEAVYITEDGKLYTRQCATNPSLTPCIFEHVYLARPDSIIDGISVYKARLRMGEKLADKILRERPDHDIDVVIPIPDTSRTAALELANHLGVKFREGFVKNRYIGRTFIMPGQAARKKSVRQKLNAIELEFRGKNVMLVDDSIVRGTTCKQIIQMAREAGAKNVYFCSAAPAVRYPNVYGIDMPSAHELIAHNRTTQEVADLIGADWLIYQDLPDLIEAVGGGKIKIEQFDCAVFDGKYVTGDIDEAYLNRIENARNDASKAKTQAVSAIIDLYNN from the coding sequence ATGTGTGGCATCGTCGGTATCGTCGGTAAGTCGAACGTCAATCAGGCGCTGTATGACGCGCTAACCGTGCTCCAGCACCGCGGCCAGGACGCTGCCGGTATCGTGACCAGCCATGACGGCCGGTTATTCCTGCGCAAGGACAATGGCCTGGTGCGCGACGTGTTCCATCAGCGTCACATGCAGCGCCTCGTCGGCCACATGGGCATCGGCCACGTGCGTTACCCGACCGCGGGCAGCTCGACGTCGGCCGAGGCCCAGCCGTTCTACGTCAATTCGCCGTACGGCATCACCCTGGCGCACAACGGCAACCTGACCAACGTCGAGCAACTGGCCAAGGAGATCTACGAATCTGACTTGCGCCACGTCAACACCAGCTCTGACTCGGAAGTGATGCTCAACGTGTTCGCCCACGAGCTGGCCCAGCGCGGCAAGCTGCAGCCGACCGAAGAGGACGTGTTCGCCGCCGTGACCGACGTGCACAACCGTTGTGTCGGTGGTTATTCGGTGGTGGCGATGATCACTGGCTACGGCATTGTCGGCTTCCGTGACCCGCACGGTATTCGTCCGATCGTATTCGGCCAGCGTCATACCGACGAGGGCGTCGAGTACATGATCGCCTCCGAGAGCGTGTCCCTGGACGTGCTGGGCTTCACCTTGATTCGCGACCTGGCCCCGGGCGAGGCCGTCTACATCACTGAAGACGGCAAGCTATATACCCGCCAGTGCGCGACCAACCCGAGCCTGACCCCGTGCATCTTCGAGCACGTCTACCTGGCGCGTCCGGACTCGATCATCGACGGTATCTCGGTCTACAAGGCGCGCCTGCGCATGGGCGAGAAGCTGGCCGACAAGATCCTGCGCGAGCGTCCTGACCACGACATCGACGTGGTCATCCCGATTCCGGACACCAGCCGCACCGCGGCCCTGGAACTGGCGAACCACCTGGGCGTGAAGTTCCGCGAAGGCTTCGTGAAGAACCGCTACATCGGCCGTACCTTCATCATGCCCGGCCAGGCTGCCCGGAAAAAATCCGTACGCCAGAAGCTCAACGCGATCGAGTTGGAATTCCGCGGCAAGAACGTGATGCTGGTGGACGACTCCATCGTGCGCGGCACCACCTGCAAGCAGATCATCCAGATGGCCCGCGAAGCGGGTGCCAAGAATGTGTATTTCTGCTCCGCGGCCCCGGCCGTGCGCTACCCGAACGTCTACGGCATCGACATGCCGAGTGCCCATGAGCTTATCGCTCATAACCGCACGACCCAGGAGGTCGCCGACCTGATCGGCGCCGACTGGCTGATCTACCAGGACCTGCCGGACCTGATCGAAGCGGTCGGCGGCGGCAAGATCAAGATCGAGCAGTTCGATTGCGCGGTATTCGACGGCAAGTACGTCACCGGCGATATCGACGAGGCCTACCTGAACCGGATCGAGAACGCGCGTAACGATGCGTCCAAGGCCAAGACTCAGGCGGTCAGCGCGATCATCGATCTGTACAACAACTGA
- a CDS encoding O-succinylhomoserine sulfhydrylase: MSQDWDAGRLDSDLEGVAFDTLAVRAGQHRTPEAEHGDPMFFTSSYVFRTAADAAARFAGEVPGNVYSRYTNPTVRAFEERIAALEGAEQAVATATGMAAIMAVVMSLCSAGDHVLVSRSVFGSTISLFEKYFKRFGVEVDYVPLADLSAWDAAVKANTKLLFVESPSNPLAELVDIAALAEIAHAKGAMLVVDNCFCTPALQQPLKLGADVVVHSATKFIDGQGRCMGGVVAGRGEQMKEVVGFLRTAGPTLSPFNAWIFLKGLETLGLRMKAHCANAQVLAEWLEQQDGIEKVHYAGLKSHPQHDLAARQQRGFGAVVSFEVKGGKEGAWRFIDATRLISITANLGDSKTTITHPSTTSHGRLSPQEREAAGIRDSLIRVAVGLEDVADLQADLARGLAAL, translated from the coding sequence ATGAGTCAGGATTGGGATGCCGGTCGGCTGGACAGCGACCTAGAAGGCGTAGCGTTCGATACCCTGGCGGTTCGCGCGGGTCAGCACCGTACACCGGAAGCCGAGCATGGCGATCCGATGTTCTTCACCTCCAGCTACGTCTTCCGCACCGCCGCCGATGCCGCGGCGCGCTTTGCCGGTGAGGTGCCGGGCAATGTCTATTCGCGTTATACCAATCCGACCGTCCGGGCATTCGAGGAGCGCATCGCCGCCCTGGAAGGTGCCGAGCAAGCCGTCGCCACCGCCACTGGCATGGCCGCGATCATGGCGGTCGTGATGAGCCTGTGCAGCGCTGGCGATCATGTACTGGTGTCACGCAGCGTTTTTGGCTCGACCATCAGCCTGTTCGAGAAGTACTTCAAGCGCTTTGGCGTGGAGGTCGACTACGTACCCCTGGCGGACCTGTCCGCTTGGGATGCCGCGGTCAAGGCCAATACCAAGCTGCTGTTCGTCGAATCGCCGTCCAATCCGCTCGCTGAACTGGTGGACATCGCCGCGTTGGCGGAGATCGCCCACGCCAAGGGCGCCATGCTGGTGGTCGACAACTGCTTCTGTACCCCGGCGCTGCAACAGCCGCTCAAATTGGGCGCGGATGTGGTGGTGCACTCGGCCACCAAGTTCATCGACGGCCAAGGCCGTTGCATGGGCGGCGTTGTCGCCGGTCGTGGCGAGCAGATGAAAGAAGTGGTGGGTTTCCTGCGCACTGCCGGGCCGACCCTCAGCCCGTTCAACGCCTGGATCTTCCTCAAGGGCCTGGAAACCCTCGGCCTGCGCATGAAAGCCCATTGCGCCAACGCCCAGGTCCTGGCCGAGTGGCTGGAGCAGCAGGACGGCATCGAGAAAGTCCATTACGCCGGGCTCAAGAGCCATCCTCAACACGATCTGGCGGCGCGCCAGCAACGCGGTTTCGGCGCTGTGGTGAGTTTCGAAGTCAAGGGGGGCAAGGAGGGCGCCTGGCGCTTCATTGATGCCACTCGACTGATTTCCATCACCGCCAACCTGGGTGACAGCAAGACCACCATCACGCACCCGAGCACCACGTCCCATGGCCGCCTTTCGCCGCAGGAGCGTGAAGCGGCGGGCATCCGCGACAGTCTGATCCGCGTTGCGGTCGGCCTGGAAGACGTAGCGGACCTGCAAGCCGACTTGGCCCGCGGGTTGGCGGCCTTGTGA
- a CDS encoding SDR family oxidoreductase, whose amino-acid sequence MIELATPPSGTHGRVALVTGAARGIGLGIAAWLICEGWQVVLTDLDRERGSKVAKTLGDNAWFITMDVADEAQVATGIAEVLGQFGRLDALVCNAAIAEPHNIILESLDLAHWNRVLAVNLGGPMLLAKHCAPYLRAHNGAIVNLASTRAAQSEPDTEAYAASKGGLLALTHALAISLGPEIRVNAVSPGWIDARDPSQRRAEPLTDADHAQHPAGRVGTVEDVAAMVAWLLSRNASFVTGQEFIVDGGMTKKMIYQ is encoded by the coding sequence GTGATCGAGCTGGCAACGCCGCCGAGCGGTACTCACGGCCGGGTTGCCCTGGTGACGGGCGCCGCACGGGGGATCGGCCTGGGTATTGCCGCCTGGCTGATCTGTGAAGGCTGGCAAGTGGTGCTGACCGACCTGGATCGCGAGCGTGGTTCCAAGGTAGCGAAAACCCTGGGCGACAACGCCTGGTTCATCACGATGGATGTGGCGGACGAGGCGCAGGTCGCCACCGGTATTGCCGAGGTGCTCGGGCAGTTCGGGCGGCTCGACGCGCTGGTGTGCAATGCGGCCATCGCCGAGCCGCACAACATCATCCTGGAAAGCCTGGACCTGGCTCACTGGAACCGGGTCCTGGCGGTGAACCTCGGCGGGCCGATGCTGCTGGCCAAGCATTGCGCGCCTTACCTGCGCGCCCACAATGGCGCCATCGTCAACCTGGCCTCGACCCGCGCCGCGCAATCGGAACCCGACACCGAGGCCTATGCCGCAAGCAAGGGGGGGCTGTTGGCGCTGACCCACGCCCTGGCGATCAGCCTGGGCCCGGAGATCCGCGTCAATGCGGTCAGCCCTGGCTGGATCGATGCGCGGGACCCATCCCAACGTCGCGCAGAGCCATTGACCGACGCCGATCATGCCCAGCATCCGGCGGGCAGGGTAGGCACGGTGGAGGACGTGGCGGCGATGGTGGCGTGGTTGTTGTCGCGCAACGCCAGTTTCGTCACGGGTCAGGAGTTCATCGTTGACGGCGGCATGACCAAGAAGATGATTTATCAGTGA